The sequence below is a genomic window from Flavobacterium sediminilitoris.
TTTAAACCTACTATCATCATTGTAGAAACTACACCCGATTTTAATGAAACATTACAGAAAGAATATGCCGAATATCTCAAAAATCCCAAAATAAAATTTAAAAATCCTTCTGAAATTGAACTTTTAGCTTATGAAGTAGGTCGTTTGAGTAGTGCAACTCGTATTTATGGAATTGATCATCATATGGGGTATAATTATAATATTCCAAATTATATTCCGAATAAAGTAAATGATCAAACCTACGAAAGGTATTTTCAATTAATAAATGAAGAAGAAAAAAAATTGAATTATGATAATCTTTCATTATTAGAAAAGTTAAAAATAGATAATAATCCACAATATTTAGATTTTTTAATTAACATTAATGCTGATATTTTGACTCATGTTTCTACTAAAGATAAATTTGAAGGAGCGGATGAAGCTGCAAAATTCTATCATAGAAATATCAGAATGTATTCTAATTTAAATCAGATTGATTTCAAGCCTGGTGACCGAGTTTTTATATTGATGGGAGCAACACATACGGCTTATTTTAATAATTTTATGAAGAGAAGTCCAAAATATCAGTTAGTAGATCCATTTTTATATTTAAAATAAGAAGTAAAAGACTTCTTTATTTCTGTGGAATTTTCGTAATTTGAGGAAAATTCCATAGAAATGGCAGAATTCATAAAAATATACGAAGACAAACCAAGTGAAGCAGCTATTAAAAAAGTAGTAAATGTTTTACGTAATGGGGGTTTAATTATTTATCCAACTGATACAGTTTATGGTCTTGGGTGCGATATTACAAACACAAAGGCGTTAGAACGCATTGCAAAAATTAAAGGAATTAAACTTGAAAAGGCTAATTTTTCTTTTATATGTAGTGATTTAAGTAATATATCAGATTATATAAAACAAATTGATACGTCAACGTTTAAAATATTAAAACGCGCTTTACCAGGACCTTATACTTTTATTTTACCTGGAAATAATGATTTACCAAAAGAATTTAGAAAAAAGAAAACAGTAGGTATTCGTGTTCCAAATAATAATATTGCATTACAAATAGTTCAAATGTTAGGAAACCCCATTGTTTCTACATCTATTCATGATGAAGATGAAGTTATAGAATATTCTACAGATCCAGAATTAATCTTTGAAAAATGGCAAAATAAAGTAGATTTAGTTATTGATGGTGGTTATGGCGATAATATTGCATCAACGATAATTGATTTATCAGGTTATGAACCAGAGGTAATAAGAGAAGGAAAAGGAAGTTTAGATATTCTTTAAGGCTTTTAGAATCATGAAGATATTTTTATTTTTTTTTATTCTTTTTAATAGTCCAATTATCGCACAAATAGTTGTTGAAGGAAAAGTTACAGACGAAGATAATATGCCAATATATGGTGCTTCTGTGTATGTAAATGGAACAACTATAGGAACTATGACCGATTCAAAAGGTGATTTTATATTGCATATTCCTAGTGAATTAAATACAGAAATAATTACCAGTTATATTGGGTATAAAACAACTTATTCAGTAATTCAAAAAAATAGTTTTAAATTAAATATTGTTCTAAAACAAAATGTTACTGAGTTAAAAGAGGTTGTATTGAGTCAAAATAAATTTTCGAGAAAACAAATGCTCGATATTTTTAGAAAGAACTTTTTAGGTACTACAAAAGCAGGTAAAAATGCTATAATTACAAATGAAGATGAAATTTATTTTGATTATAATAATGATAATTTTGTATTAACTGCATTTTCAGACAAACCATTACTTATTGATAATCCATATTTAGGATATAAAATTGAATATACACTTTTAGAATTTAGTACTACATTTTATAAATCAAGTATAAATATAAATGATGCAATAAGCAGTTCATTTGGAGGGTATTCGGTTTTTAAAGAAACAGAATTATCTAGTAAAATATCAAAGAGAAGAGAGAAAGCATATAAAGGTTCTTTTTTACATTTGTTTAGAAATTTAGCTCAAGAAAAATGGTCAAAAGATGAATTTTTATTATTTGAAGGTTCTTTTATGGTAAATTCTAAAGAGCATTTTAAAATAGAAAAAGATAGTAGTAAAAACATGAGTGAAGTTTTTGTGGAAAAACAAGACAGATTATTGCGTAAAAAAGGATTTATTGCTGAATTTAGTATTTTATATGATCAAAAAGAACAATCGAAAATATTTTTTTATACGTCTAAATTTTCTATCGATATATTTGGATTATTTACAGACTATGATAAAATTTATTTTTCTGGAGATATTACTAAAAGAAAAGTAGGCGATTTATTACCATCAAATTATGGTTTATAACAAAAAACACTTCAAGAAATTGAAGTGTTTTTTGTTGTTTATTTTATTTTCCTAGAAGCCTTCTTTTTAAAGTTTTATCTACAGCTCTTTCTTCAAGCCAAATTCCAAATAATGCTTTTCTAAAGTCTAAACCTTCAATTTCTCCTATTATATCATCGTTAAGAAAAACATAGGTTTTTTCATCATTCTGAGAATAGACAAATTCTACATATCCTTCAGCTTTTAATTCATTTTCAAAAAAGGACATAAACTTGTTTAATCGATCTCTTAAAGGATCTAAATCACCTTTATATGATTTTTCCATTCCTTCTTCAATCGCTTTTATTAGTTTTTGTCTAGTAACTAAAGTTGAAGTAATGTATAAACGAGTTGCAATGGTATTTTTAGAGTTTAAAATTTCATCTGCATTATCAGTCTTTTTTTCTAAGTAAAGAGCTTGTACATATAAATTAATCCACATTTTATCTCTAATTCCGTATCCATTCAATGACAATTTTGTTTTGTCATTTCCGTCTTTAACTTTAATTGATTTTTCAATTTTAATTCCGTCTATTTCAACATGTGACTGTGAAAAAAGTATTGAAGAAATAAATAGTGCAGTTAGTAAAAGTGTTTTTTTCATATTTTATTAAAAATTGGATTTAAAGGTAGTAAAAAAAAATATTTAACAAAAAAAATACCTTAATTTTGATGTATTATTAAAGAATAATTCTTTTTTTAACAAAAATAAGTTGTGTTTCAGTTTAATATTCTTGTTAAATTTTATAAAAAAAAACACCTCAAGTAATTGAAGTGTTTTTTTAGTTTTTAAAGTGTTTCAATATTATCCTCCTAAAAGTCGTGGCTTTAAAGTTTTATCTAACAGTATTTCTTAAAGCCAAATTCCAATTTTATATGGATATAAGTTCTATAAAGACTAAATTTAATTAGGATTATTTCTTTTCACTTAATGTTTTCATTTCCTTTTCAATCATATCATAGAATTGATCAATTTTAGGTAAAATGATAATTTTTGTTCTTCTATTTTTTGCTCTATTTGCTGGTGTATCATTTTCTACTAATGGAATATATGAACTTCTACCTGCTGGAATTAATTGTTTTGGATCAACTCCTAATTGGTTTTGTAATACTCTTACTATTGAAGTAGCTCTTTTAACAGATAAATCCCAATTGTCTAATAGTACATTGTTTTTAATTGGCACATTATCAGTATGTCCTTCTACCATACATTCAAAATCAGGTTTGCTATTGATAACTTTAGCCACTTTAGCTAAAACATCTTTTGCTCCATTACTTACTTCATAACTTCCCGATTTGAATAATAAATTATCAGCAATAGAAATAAATACTACTCCTTTTTCAACGTTTATATTAATATCTGGATCATTTAAACCAACTTCTTTTTTCAAGCTAGTAACTAAAGCAAGTGTTACACTATCTTTTTTAGTTAAAGCATCTTGTAATCTTGAAATTTTCAGATCCTTTTCTTTTAAACTCTCTAAAGATTTTTCTAAATTCTCAGCTCCTTTAGTAGTTAAAACAGTTAGTTCTTTTGAGCTATTTATTAAATCAGAATTATTCTTTTTAAGATATTCTAATTGACTTGTTATTGCTGATTTTTCGGTTAAACAATTATTTAATTTAACAGTTGCTGAATTTAGTAAATCTTGTATTTCTTTATTTTTCGCTTCCAACTCAGTGAATTTCTTTTTAGAAACACAAGACGTCATCAATAAAGCCAACACGGATAATGACAGAACGATTTTTTTCATTTTTTTTCATTTTTTTTAGTTATACAAATGTAGTTGAAATCATAATAGTATAATCAACCTTAGTTCTAAAATAAAGTTAATTATTATTAAAAATTTCTTTAAAGAAATGCTTCTTTAAAATAAAGTATTGATATATAATTGAGTTCGTTATATAATATTCTTTATTCTTTATTGATCTTCTCTTTTTAATATATTTAGGAAGCATTCTATAGAAAGAGAAGTGTGCTTTTATTATTGCTAAAACGTGAGTAAACTTTCCTTGTAATAAAAAACGTATTCCTGCAATTCCATCAAGAATTAGTCTTATGAACAAGATAATGAATAACTTATTTTTAGGCAAATTTTTTGTTAGCATACATAATGAATTTCTAAAATTTAAATATGTTTTTTTAGGATTTTGGATGCTTAATGTGGCTCCACCTACATGATAAACAGTTGATAAACCGCAATATTTGATAATATGATTATTATTTAAAGCTCTCCAACATAAATCAATTTCTTCCTGATGTGCAAAGAAGTCTTCATCAAAACCATTTAGTTCTTTATAAATGTCACTTTTAATAAAGAAACAAGCACCTGAAGCCCAAAAAATATTTATAACATCATTATATTGATTATTATCTTTCTCTAAGGTTTCAAAAATTCGTCCTCTACAAAAAGGAAAACCATATTTATCAATAAAACCACCAGCAGCTCCAGCGTATTCAAAATGGGTTTTATTTTTAAAATCTAAGATTTTTGGTTGAATTATAGCAGTCTTCGGTTCAGCATCAAAAATATCAATTATAGGTTGTAACCAGTTTTCAGTAACTTCAATGTCACTATTTACTAACGCAAGATAAGGCTCTTTTATTGTCTTTAAACCTTCATTATATCCTTTTGCAAATCCAAAATTGCCTGAATTTTCTATTATGTTAACAGAAGGAAAACCTTCTTTTAAAGTATTTATCGAATCATCAGTTGAATTATTATCAATAACATATATTGAAGCTTCATCTGAATATTGAATTACTGATGGAAGGAATTGTTTTAATAATGAAACTCCATTCCAATTTAGTATGACAACAGCTATTTTTTTCAATTTTTTTCAGTTTTTTTAAAATCGGGTAATTCTTTTAAAAAAGTATATTTTTCATTTTTAAAATCCATTATACAAAAGTAGTGATTAAGTCCGTTAGTAACCATTAAATACTCTGCTTTTAATACTAAATTATATTGTGCAATTTGATCAAATGTTTGCTGTTTTATGGTCACTTCTGGTGCTTTGCATTCTATTAAAAGATTAATGCTGCCACTAGAATTAAAAACAACAATATCATAGCGCTTATTTATATCATTTACTTTAACTAATTTTTCAACGTTTATATAAGATTTAGGATATTTCTTTTCTTGAATTAAATATTGAATAGTGTGTTGACGAACCCATTCTTCTGGAGTAAGAACAATAAATTTTTTTCTTATTTCATCAAAAATATAGGGTTTATTTTCACTATTTTTGAACCGAAACGAATACGTTGGAAAATTCAATTTTTGCATAGAGCAAATCTATAATCAATTTTACGAATATACAAATTAACAAATCCACATATTTTGGACGAAGTCATTCAAATTACTAAAGATATCAAAGCAGGAAATTTTAAACCTATTTATTTTTTTATGGGTGAGGAATC
It includes:
- a CDS encoding DUF5694 domain-containing protein — translated: MNKVIFFIAFLVISNVKAQQNIFKDKFDDAIPVLNFGTFHMGFTSDANSVDFDENDKKNQKEVHKIAKMIAEFKPTIIIVETTPDFNETLQKEYAEYLKNPKIKFKNPSEIELLAYEVGRLSSATRIYGIDHHMGYNYNIPNYIPNKVNDQTYERYFQLINEEEKKLNYDNLSLLEKLKIDNNPQYLDFLININADILTHVSTKDKFEGADEAAKFYHRNIRMYSNLNQIDFKPGDRVFILMGATHTAYFNNFMKRSPKYQLVDPFLYLK
- a CDS encoding L-threonylcarbamoyladenylate synthase codes for the protein MAEFIKIYEDKPSEAAIKKVVNVLRNGGLIIYPTDTVYGLGCDITNTKALERIAKIKGIKLEKANFSFICSDLSNISDYIKQIDTSTFKILKRALPGPYTFILPGNNDLPKEFRKKKTVGIRVPNNNIALQIVQMLGNPIVSTSIHDEDEVIEYSTDPELIFEKWQNKVDLVIDGGYGDNIASTIIDLSGYEPEVIREGKGSLDIL
- a CDS encoding carboxypeptidase-like regulatory domain-containing protein, with protein sequence MKIFLFFFILFNSPIIAQIVVEGKVTDEDNMPIYGASVYVNGTTIGTMTDSKGDFILHIPSELNTEIITSYIGYKTTYSVIQKNSFKLNIVLKQNVTELKEVVLSQNKFSRKQMLDIFRKNFLGTTKAGKNAIITNEDEIYFDYNNDNFVLTAFSDKPLLIDNPYLGYKIEYTLLEFSTTFYKSSININDAISSSFGGYSVFKETELSSKISKRREKAYKGSFLHLFRNLAQEKWSKDEFLLFEGSFMVNSKEHFKIEKDSSKNMSEVFVEKQDRLLRKKGFIAEFSILYDQKEQSKIFFYTSKFSIDIFGLFTDYDKIYFSGDITKRKVGDLLPSNYGL
- a CDS encoding chalcone isomerase family protein, whose product is MKKTLLLTALFISSILFSQSHVEIDGIKIEKSIKVKDGNDKTKLSLNGYGIRDKMWINLYVQALYLEKKTDNADEILNSKNTIATRLYITSTLVTRQKLIKAIEEGMEKSYKGDLDPLRDRLNKFMSFFENELKAEGYVEFVYSQNDEKTYVFLNDDIIGEIEGLDFRKALFGIWLEERAVDKTLKRRLLGK
- a CDS encoding OmpA/MotB family protein, whose protein sequence is MKKIVLSLSVLALLMTSCVSKKKFTELEAKNKEIQDLLNSATVKLNNCLTEKSAITSQLEYLKKNNSDLINSSKELTVLTTKGAENLEKSLESLKEKDLKISRLQDALTKKDSVTLALVTSLKKEVGLNDPDININVEKGVVFISIADNLLFKSGSYEVSNGAKDVLAKVAKVINSKPDFECMVEGHTDNVPIKNNVLLDNWDLSVKRATSIVRVLQNQLGVDPKQLIPAGRSSYIPLVENDTPANRAKNRRTKIIILPKIDQFYDMIEKEMKTLSEKK
- a CDS encoding glycosyltransferase family 2 protein gives rise to the protein MKKIAVVILNWNGVSLLKQFLPSVIQYSDEASIYVIDNNSTDDSINTLKEGFPSVNIIENSGNFGFAKGYNEGLKTIKEPYLALVNSDIEVTENWLQPIIDIFDAEPKTAIIQPKILDFKNKTHFEYAGAAGGFIDKYGFPFCRGRIFETLEKDNNQYNDVINIFWASGACFFIKSDIYKELNGFDEDFFAHQEEIDLCWRALNNNHIIKYCGLSTVYHVGGATLSIQNPKKTYLNFRNSLCMLTKNLPKNKLFIILFIRLILDGIAGIRFLLQGKFTHVLAIIKAHFSFYRMLPKYIKKRRSIKNKEYYITNSIIYQYFILKKHFFKEIFNNN
- a CDS encoding type I restriction enzyme HsdR N-terminal domain-containing protein; the encoded protein is MQKLNFPTYSFRFKNSENKPYIFDEIRKKFIVLTPEEWVRQHTIQYLIQEKKYPKSYINVEKLVKVNDINKRYDIVVFNSSGSINLLIECKAPEVTIKQQTFDQIAQYNLVLKAEYLMVTNGLNHYFCIMDFKNEKYTFLKELPDFKKTEKN